Proteins from one Brevibacillus humidisoli genomic window:
- a CDS encoding APC family permease has protein sequence MSPFTQSISVWQGIALYVGAVVGSGILILPGITAGIAGPNALLSWVGMACLGMPLASTFAFLARKYPSAGGVATFVEKAFGRYAGAIIGWFYFIAAAVGQIIVPLTGGMYLTYALQLPSEMAFVTAGVIVLAAVTANYLGIKTSGKVQLIICGLTLLVLLGTIVLALPLIEAENLTINLTSDEAIASVGTAGMLIFWSFFGWEAITSLAPEFQNPKRDIVRATIGAVIIVGIVYVGSAVAVIGTHSYSIGTDTINQSMNHASLVQLITLTTGVNGGYATAIVALIICLGTTNAFVAGISRLGYSLAEEKMAPSWLYWMNEKYSTPSRVIFFVGVVAIGGLTMTYAWEIGLEQLVYIPNSLGIATYILGALAGVKLLPSNMEKGMAGFTCLVCSLAYPFVGVFIQIPIVVAVGCFLYVYGRQMREQP, from the coding sequence ATGAGTCCTTTTACCCAATCGATCTCGGTTTGGCAGGGCATTGCCTTGTATGTAGGTGCGGTCGTGGGCTCTGGTATTCTGATTCTGCCCGGGATCACAGCAGGGATCGCAGGGCCCAACGCCCTCTTGTCATGGGTAGGAATGGCATGTTTGGGCATGCCTTTGGCATCTACCTTTGCCTTTTTAGCCAGGAAATATCCCAGTGCAGGTGGGGTGGCAACATTTGTTGAAAAGGCATTCGGCAGATATGCGGGGGCCATCATTGGATGGTTTTATTTTATTGCAGCTGCAGTAGGACAAATTATTGTGCCGTTGACGGGCGGCATGTACCTGACGTATGCGCTTCAATTACCGAGCGAAATGGCCTTTGTCACTGCAGGTGTCATCGTGCTGGCTGCCGTCACGGCAAATTATCTGGGGATCAAAACAAGCGGCAAGGTTCAGCTCATCATCTGTGGGCTGACTTTGTTGGTTCTGCTCGGCACCATTGTGTTGGCTCTCCCGCTGATTGAAGCGGAGAATCTGACGATAAACCTCACCTCTGATGAAGCCATTGCATCTGTAGGAACAGCTGGGATGCTTATCTTCTGGTCATTCTTTGGGTGGGAGGCCATTACCAGTTTGGCTCCAGAGTTTCAAAACCCCAAGCGTGACATCGTCAGGGCAACGATAGGAGCCGTAATCATAGTCGGCATCGTCTACGTTGGATCTGCGGTTGCGGTGATTGGCACACACTCCTATTCGATTGGAACGGATACGATCAATCAGTCCATGAATCATGCCTCTTTGGTACAACTGATCACGTTGACAACAGGGGTGAATGGCGGATATGCGACAGCTATCGTCGCCCTGATCATTTGCTTAGGTACGACCAATGCGTTTGTTGCGGGAATCAGCCGTTTGGGGTATTCCCTGGCAGAAGAAAAAATGGCTCCTTCTTGGCTCTATTGGATGAACGAGAAGTATTCCACCCCTTCTCGTGTGATCTTCTTCGTCGGTGTGGTTGCAATCGGAGGTCTTACCATGACCTACGCATGGGAGATTGGGTTGGAGCAGCTGGTCTACATCCCCAACTCACTTGGGATCGCGACCTATATATTGGGCGCATTGGCCGGGGTCAAGCTTTTGCCATCTAACATGGAGAAAGGGATGGCAGGATTCACCTGTCTTGTGTGCTCCCTCGCATACCCCTTCGTAGGAGTTTTCATCCAGATCCCGATCGTGGTCGCTGTAGGC